In Astatotilapia calliptera chromosome 23, fAstCal1.2, whole genome shotgun sequence, a genomic segment contains:
- the LOC113016754 gene encoding uncharacterized protein LOC113016754 encodes MEDILDKLDEQTSDIVSHRKTAALRGLPIFLGEDATQVFLKCLDTDILEPVLNGASVAILTILQDDDADTSVREHAVVLEGDIVLHNIPDLSTALAYLFGLLYALNIDYPKQMSLPLKQFRSSFLNSVALDAHSA; translated from the exons ATGGAAGACATCTTGGATAAACTTGATGAACAG ACATCTGACATTGTGTCCCACCGaaagacagcagcactgagaggCCTGCCCATTTTCCTCGGAGAGGATGCAACACAGGTTTTCCTGAAGTGCTTA gacACTGACATTTTGGAACCAGTGTTGAACGGTGCATCAGTTGCCATCCTCACCATCCTGCAAGATGACGATGCCGATACGTCTGTGCGAGaacatgctgttgtgttggaagGGGACATCGTGCTACATAACATTCCAGACCTCTCTACTGCCTTGGCATACCTCTTTGGCCTTCTGTATGCCCTCAACATTGATTATCCAAAGCAGATGAGTTTACCTTTGAAGCAATTCAGGTCATCTTTTTTGAACTCGGTGGCTCTCGATGCTCACAGCGCATAA